The proteins below come from a single Crossiella sp. CA-258035 genomic window:
- a CDS encoding GH1 family beta-glucosidase, whose product MAFPPGFVWGTATSAFQIEGATTVDGRGPSIWDTFAATPGKVEGGDTGEPACEHYTRYPEDIALMKRLGVSSYRFSLAWPRIQPTGTGPAEPRGLAFYDRLVDALLEAGIEPMVTLYHWDLPQALQDKGGWVNRDTVDHFTEYARIAHAHLGDRVKQWTTLNEPFCPAYLGYGIGIHAPGIADPASALVAAHHLLLAHGRATTAMRAQARPGQQFSLVLNFSTARPAVADEAHLAAARKVEGLSGRLFLEPVLRGDYPADVLSEVAHLNALAPAIRDGDLAEIAAPIDWLGVNYYNPTRVAPAADPLFETPGALPGLRGVEILPPEGPLTHTGWEQEAAALTDLLRWLAEQAPGMPLLVTENGSAFPDEVSPDGQVHDPERTAYLLAHLRAVHAAIQAGVDVRGYLAWSLLDNFEWAFGYDKRFGLVHVDFATQARTLKDSAHAYAKVVTDNAVPTD is encoded by the coding sequence CTGGCCTTCCCGCCGGGATTCGTCTGGGGCACCGCGACCTCGGCGTTCCAGATCGAGGGAGCGACCACAGTGGACGGTCGAGGACCGTCCATCTGGGACACCTTCGCGGCCACTCCCGGCAAGGTGGAGGGTGGTGACACCGGCGAACCCGCCTGCGAGCACTACACCCGGTACCCCGAGGACATCGCGCTGATGAAGCGGCTCGGCGTGTCCAGCTACCGGTTCTCCCTTGCCTGGCCCCGCATCCAGCCCACCGGCACCGGCCCGGCCGAGCCGCGCGGACTGGCCTTCTACGACCGGCTGGTGGACGCCCTGCTGGAAGCCGGCATCGAGCCGATGGTGACGCTCTACCACTGGGACCTGCCGCAGGCGTTGCAGGACAAGGGCGGCTGGGTCAACCGGGACACCGTGGACCACTTCACCGAGTACGCCCGGATCGCGCACGCCCACCTCGGCGACCGGGTCAAGCAGTGGACCACGCTCAACGAGCCGTTCTGCCCGGCCTACCTGGGCTACGGCATCGGCATCCACGCCCCCGGCATCGCCGACCCGGCCTCGGCGCTGGTGGCCGCGCACCACCTGCTGCTGGCGCACGGGCGGGCGACCACCGCGATGCGCGCGCAGGCCCGGCCGGGCCAGCAGTTCTCGCTGGTGCTCAACTTCAGCACGGCCAGGCCCGCGGTGGCCGACGAGGCGCACCTGGCGGCCGCGCGCAAGGTCGAGGGCCTCTCCGGCAGGCTGTTCCTGGAACCGGTGCTGCGCGGGGACTACCCGGCCGACGTGCTCTCCGAGGTGGCCCACCTCAACGCGCTGGCCCCGGCCATCCGGGACGGCGACCTGGCCGAGATCGCCGCGCCGATCGACTGGCTCGGCGTGAACTACTACAACCCCACCAGGGTGGCCCCCGCCGCCGACCCGCTGTTCGAGACCCCCGGCGCGCTGCCGGGCCTGCGCGGGGTGGAGATCCTGCCGCCGGAGGGCCCGCTGACCCACACCGGCTGGGAGCAGGAGGCCGCCGCGCTGACCGACCTGCTGCGCTGGCTGGCCGAGCAGGCGCCGGGCATGCCGTTGCTGGTCACCGAGAACGGCTCGGCCTTCCCCGACGAGGTAAGCCCGGACGGCCAGGTGCACGACCCCGAGCGCACCGCCTACCTGCTGGCGCACCTGCGCGCGGTGCACGCCGCCATCCAGGCCGGCGTGGACGTGCGCGGCTACCTGGCCTGGTCGCTGCTGGACAACTTCGAGTGGGCCTTCGGCTACGACAAGCGCTTCGGCCTGGTGCACGTCGACTTCGCCACCCAGGCCCGCACCCTCAAGGACTCCGCACACGCCTACGCCAAGGTCGTCACCGACAACGCGGTCCCCACCGACTAG
- a CDS encoding FAD-dependent oxidoreductase, producing MRKKERVVVVGAGVAGLRTAERLRELGYADEIVLVGAEQTPPYHRPPLSKQLLCGKLRPSDLLLPSYTELDAVWRLATPVLGLDPRRQVVHLPGGEELRYDGLVIATGVEPRHLPGVPVHDPRVHFLHTVEEALALRQNLQRTRRPLVVLGAGFIGCELASTAHHLGGEVTIVGRSKSLLGKAVGPQLAERITELHRGNGVDLALGERVLHWLPQQQGVVLNLSSGQVIVAGAVVVCAGSVPAVNWLRGSGLTIDDGALCEPTCHVLGRGDIVAAGDVARWPNLRFDARPRRVEHWLNAIEMGRHAAESLLAGRAAAKPFTPIPRFWSEQHGMRIQGAGLPALGEDTVQLLPSSRPDQSVTGFVSGGRLVGLVALNSPQALLTWTAELDRQTRPRLHAPAPASVATITPARPPAARGRVPGPVTPPPFPAPTLGQPTPPPFPPPQGIPVPVAAPRPGGPASGPIPMPPARPIPRMAPKPPTRQWSFTEPAELDAPANGISRQLRRRRTS from the coding sequence GTGAGGAAGAAGGAACGCGTGGTGGTGGTCGGCGCCGGTGTGGCCGGGCTGCGCACCGCGGAACGCCTGCGGGAGCTGGGCTACGCCGACGAGATCGTCCTGGTCGGCGCCGAGCAGACCCCGCCGTACCACCGGCCGCCGCTGTCCAAGCAGCTGCTCTGCGGCAAGCTGCGGCCCAGTGACCTGCTGCTGCCCAGCTACACCGAGCTGGACGCGGTGTGGCGGCTGGCCACCCCGGTGCTGGGCCTGGACCCGCGCCGCCAGGTGGTGCACCTGCCCGGCGGCGAGGAACTGCGCTACGACGGCCTGGTGATCGCCACCGGCGTGGAACCCCGCCACCTGCCAGGGGTTCCGGTGCACGACCCCAGGGTGCACTTCCTGCACACCGTCGAGGAGGCGCTGGCCCTGCGGCAGAACCTGCAGCGGACCCGCCGTCCGCTGGTGGTGCTCGGCGCCGGGTTCATCGGCTGCGAGCTGGCCTCCACCGCGCACCACCTCGGCGGTGAGGTCACCATCGTCGGCCGGTCGAAGTCGTTGCTGGGCAAGGCCGTCGGCCCGCAGCTGGCCGAGCGGATCACCGAGCTGCACCGCGGCAACGGGGTCGACCTGGCGCTGGGGGAGCGGGTGCTGCACTGGCTGCCGCAGCAGCAGGGCGTGGTGCTCAACCTCTCCAGCGGCCAGGTGATCGTGGCCGGCGCGGTGGTGGTGTGCGCCGGTTCGGTGCCCGCGGTCAACTGGCTGCGCGGCTCCGGCCTGACCATCGACGACGGCGCGCTCTGCGAGCCGACCTGCCACGTGCTCGGCCGTGGTGACATCGTGGCCGCCGGGGACGTGGCCCGCTGGCCCAACCTGCGCTTCGACGCCCGCCCCCGCCGGGTCGAACACTGGCTCAACGCGATCGAGATGGGCCGCCACGCCGCGGAAAGCCTGCTGGCGGGCCGGGCCGCGGCCAAGCCGTTCACCCCGATCCCCAGGTTCTGGTCCGAGCAGCACGGCATGCGCATCCAGGGCGCTGGCCTGCCCGCCCTCGGCGAGGACACCGTCCAGCTGCTGCCGTCGTCCCGGCCGGACCAGAGCGTGACCGGCTTCGTCTCCGGCGGCCGCCTGGTCGGCCTGGTCGCGCTGAACAGCCCGCAGGCCCTGCTCACCTGGACCGCCGAGCTGGACCGCCAGACCAGGCCGCGCCTGCACGCCCCCGCGCCCGCCTCGGTCGCCACCATCACCCCCGCGCGCCCTCCCGCCGCGCGGGGCCGGGTGCCGGGACCGGTCACACCCCCGCCGTTCCCGGCACCCACCCTCGGCCAGCCCACCCCGCCGCCGTTCCCGCCACCGCAAGGCATCCCGGTCCCGGTGGCCGCACCCCGCCCCGGCGGCCCGGCCTCCGGCCCCATCCCGATGCCCCCGGCCCGCCCGATCCCGCGGATGGCCCCCAAACCCCCGACCCGCCAGTGGTCCTTCACCGAACCCGCCGAGCTCGACGCCCCCGCCAACGGCATCTCCCGCCAGCTCCGCCGCCGCCGCACCAGCTGA
- a CDS encoding extracellular solute-binding protein, translating to MTNIATRRAVALAAAAVLATGTAACGGSADDGKIKITVGTFSDFGYEALFADYEKAHPNIKLEARKLEFDAHHSQLATQLAGGRGAADVVAIEEGWLAQFRTSKDKFVNLAELGAKDLKDQWVSWKWNQGILDDGNFVMGLGTDMGSLALCYRKDLFAEAGLPTERNEVAKLWPTWADYAKVGERFKEKVTKAKFAGSAENIFTAKLNQSEEGYFAKADDRFIADTNPAVKDAFLLAGAMGAKGLTAGVKPFTPEWTVALKQGSFATETCAAWALAQIKSGAGDEAADKWDVTSVPGGSGNWGGSFLTVPKQGKNTKEAYEVAKYLTAPEQQKKIFAKTGNLPSEPSVYKDPEVLGKVDPYYNDAPVGQIFASSADSLKPNYRGTKDSKVRPRFNEALARIEQGKATPEAGFGEAVTQSRNEVK from the coding sequence ATGACCAACATCGCGACGCGCCGGGCGGTGGCGCTCGCGGCTGCCGCCGTCCTGGCCACCGGAACCGCCGCCTGTGGTGGTTCCGCGGACGACGGCAAGATCAAGATCACCGTGGGCACGTTCAGCGACTTCGGCTACGAGGCGCTGTTCGCCGACTACGAGAAGGCGCACCCCAACATCAAGCTGGAGGCGCGCAAGCTGGAGTTCGACGCCCACCACTCGCAGCTGGCCACCCAGCTCGCCGGGGGCAGGGGCGCGGCCGACGTGGTCGCCATCGAGGAAGGCTGGCTGGCCCAGTTCCGCACCTCCAAGGACAAGTTCGTCAACCTGGCCGAGCTGGGCGCCAAGGACCTCAAGGACCAGTGGGTGTCCTGGAAGTGGAACCAGGGCATCCTCGACGACGGCAACTTCGTGATGGGCCTGGGCACCGACATGGGCAGCCTGGCGCTGTGCTACCGCAAGGACCTCTTCGCCGAGGCCGGTCTGCCCACCGAGCGCAACGAGGTGGCCAAGCTGTGGCCGACCTGGGCCGACTACGCCAAGGTCGGCGAGCGGTTCAAGGAGAAGGTCACCAAGGCCAAGTTTGCCGGCTCCGCGGAGAACATCTTCACCGCCAAGCTCAACCAGAGCGAGGAAGGCTACTTCGCCAAGGCAGACGACCGCTTCATCGCCGACACCAACCCGGCGGTCAAGGACGCCTTCCTGCTGGCCGGTGCGATGGGCGCCAAGGGCCTGACCGCGGGCGTCAAGCCGTTCACCCCGGAGTGGACCGTGGCACTCAAGCAGGGCAGCTTCGCCACCGAGACCTGCGCGGCCTGGGCGCTGGCCCAGATCAAGTCCGGCGCCGGTGACGAAGCCGCGGACAAGTGGGACGTCACCTCGGTGCCCGGCGGCAGCGGCAACTGGGGCGGCTCGTTCCTGACCGTGCCCAAGCAGGGCAAGAACACCAAGGAAGCCTACGAGGTCGCCAAGTACCTCACCGCGCCCGAGCAGCAGAAGAAGATCTTCGCCAAGACCGGCAACCTGCCCAGTGAGCCCTCGGTCTACAAGGACCCCGAGGTGCTCGGCAAGGTCGACCCGTACTACAACGACGCGCCGGTCGGCCAGATCTTCGCCTCCTCCGCCGACAGCCTCAAGCCGAACTACCGCGGCACCAAGGACTCCAAGGTCCGCCCGCGCTTCAACGAGGCGCTGGCCCGGATCGAGCAGGGCAAGGCCACTCCGGAGGCGGGCTTCGGCGAGGCGGTCACCCAGTCCCGCAACGAGGTGAAGTAG
- a CDS encoding sigma-70 family RNA polymerase sigma factor translates to MPEQLRVHHRRAHGPAHPGAELLEWLDLNFGRRLLRFTTALTGGDRQWAEDVVQETWLRAWRNAGKLRPEADEVLPWLFTVARRIVVDGVRHRKARPTEVDLTQLGEATVRDEAEHVVISITVADALNQLSKEHREAIRETYLRDRTVNEAARILGVPPGTVKSRVYYGLRMLNQLLQERGVTR, encoded by the coding sequence ATGCCAGAGCAACTTCGCGTCCACCACCGCAGAGCCCACGGCCCCGCGCATCCGGGCGCGGAACTCCTCGAGTGGCTCGACCTGAACTTCGGCAGGCGGCTGCTGCGGTTCACCACCGCACTCACCGGCGGCGACCGCCAGTGGGCCGAGGACGTGGTTCAGGAGACCTGGCTGCGCGCCTGGCGCAACGCCGGGAAGCTGCGCCCGGAGGCCGATGAGGTGCTGCCGTGGCTGTTCACCGTGGCCAGGCGGATCGTGGTGGACGGGGTCCGCCACCGCAAAGCCCGGCCCACCGAGGTGGACCTGACCCAGCTGGGCGAGGCCACCGTGCGGGATGAGGCCGAGCACGTGGTCATCAGCATCACCGTGGCCGACGCGCTCAACCAGCTGAGCAAGGAGCACCGGGAGGCCATCCGGGAGACCTACCTGCGCGACCGCACGGTCAACGAGGCGGCCCGCATCCTCGGCGTGCCACCGGGAACGGTGAAGTCCCGGGTCTACTACGGCCTGCGCATGCTCAACCAACTGCTCCAGGAGCGAGGCGTCACCCGGTGA
- a CDS encoding LacI family DNA-binding transcriptional regulator, whose translation MAERPARPTLEDVAAHAGISRATVSRVVNGASRVSARTRETVQRAVAELGYRPNQAARSLVTRRTGTLAVVLSEPGEKLFEDPFFAAVIRAAHHELSTVDAQMALLIARSPEEVERVVRFLASGHTDGALLFTPRRGDPLPDAVRSLGIPVVFGGRPWRGEQGLDVVTVDNEGGARAATELLIAQGRKRIVTVCGPADQAAAVDRLTGWRTALGLAGAEAAHCSAPAEFNLEGGERAMTELLARVPDLDGVVAASDLMAVGALRVLRAAGRRVPEDVAVVGFDDLPSVVQQAQPSLTTIRQDPGAQVREMVAILRERLRGNEVAHPNRMLPVELVRRDSA comes from the coding sequence GTGGCGGAACGACCGGCCCGGCCGACGCTGGAGGATGTCGCCGCGCACGCGGGCATCTCCAGGGCGACCGTCTCCCGCGTGGTCAACGGCGCGAGCCGGGTGAGCGCGCGGACCAGGGAGACCGTGCAGCGCGCGGTGGCCGAGCTGGGCTACCGGCCCAACCAGGCCGCGCGCTCGCTGGTCACCCGGCGCACCGGCACCCTGGCGGTGGTGCTCTCCGAACCGGGCGAGAAGCTGTTCGAGGACCCGTTCTTCGCCGCGGTGATCCGCGCCGCGCACCACGAACTGTCCACTGTGGACGCCCAGATGGCGCTGCTGATCGCCCGCTCCCCCGAGGAGGTCGAGCGGGTGGTGCGGTTCCTGGCCTCCGGGCACACCGACGGCGCGCTGCTGTTCACCCCGCGCCGCGGCGACCCGCTGCCGGATGCGGTTCGCTCGCTGGGCATCCCGGTGGTCTTCGGCGGCCGCCCGTGGCGCGGCGAGCAGGGCCTGGACGTGGTCACGGTGGACAACGAGGGCGGCGCCCGCGCGGCCACCGAACTGCTGATCGCCCAGGGTCGCAAGCGGATCGTGACGGTGTGCGGCCCCGCCGACCAGGCCGCCGCGGTGGACCGGCTCACCGGCTGGCGCACCGCACTGGGCCTGGCCGGAGCCGAGGCCGCACACTGCTCCGCCCCCGCGGAGTTCAACCTGGAGGGCGGCGAGCGCGCGATGACTGAACTGCTGGCCCGGGTGCCGGACCTGGACGGGGTGGTCGCGGCCAGCGACCTGATGGCGGTGGGCGCGCTGCGGGTGCTGCGCGCGGCCGGTCGCCGGGTGCCCGAGGACGTTGCGGTGGTGGGCTTCGACGACCTGCCCTCGGTGGTGCAGCAGGCCCAGCCGAGCCTGACCACCATCCGCCAGGACCCCGGCGCGCAGGTCCGCGAGATGGTCGCCATCCTGCGCGAACGCCTGCGCGGCAACGAGGTCGCCCATCCCAACCGCATGCTCCCGGTCGAGCTGGTCCGCCGGGACTCGGCCTAG
- a CDS encoding ferredoxin, whose amino-acid sequence MLSPLADITALDAILAQISPHDTGVRQVAALSARLAYAMMCFTLVWGVLTATGWVRRTTSRQALRSGHMMLAVMTIAFGSLHGFAFVFVTDIDFGLFKVLVPFAEGGLARHAAGIIGLQLMTAVAISVTVRRWLVYRHWLRFHQLGYLAVGLTVIHAWLGAAANGNLALLQTAGITLVVPVITLTALRFLPPRLLTKVGLVSAEPAVQPVHQDPAAPPNPRAGKVGVSVDNERCQRYGICETAAPEVFQLVEDGRLRYDTSPHAQFATQAKAAARCCPMRAITVQERVK is encoded by the coding sequence GTGTTGAGCCCACTCGCCGACATCACCGCGTTGGACGCGATTCTCGCCCAGATCTCCCCGCACGACACCGGCGTCCGTCAGGTGGCCGCGCTCTCCGCGAGGCTGGCCTACGCCATGATGTGCTTCACCCTGGTCTGGGGCGTGCTGACCGCCACCGGGTGGGTGCGGCGCACCACCAGCAGACAGGCCCTGCGCAGCGGCCACATGATGCTGGCGGTGATGACCATCGCCTTCGGCTCCCTGCACGGCTTCGCCTTCGTCTTCGTCACCGACATCGACTTCGGCCTGTTCAAGGTCCTGGTCCCGTTTGCCGAAGGCGGCCTGGCCCGGCACGCGGCCGGGATCATCGGGCTGCAGCTGATGACCGCGGTGGCCATCTCGGTGACGGTGCGCCGGTGGCTGGTCTACCGGCACTGGCTGCGCTTCCACCAGCTCGGCTACCTCGCGGTCGGGCTGACCGTGATCCACGCCTGGCTGGGCGCGGCCGCCAACGGCAACCTCGCGCTGCTGCAGACCGCCGGGATCACCCTGGTGGTGCCGGTGATCACGTTGACCGCGCTGCGCTTCCTGCCGCCGAGGCTGCTCACCAAGGTCGGGTTGGTCTCGGCCGAACCGGCGGTCCAGCCGGTGCACCAGGACCCGGCCGCGCCGCCCAACCCGCGCGCCGGGAAGGTCGGGGTCAGCGTGGACAACGAGCGGTGCCAGCGGTACGGGATCTGTGAGACCGCGGCGCCGGAGGTGTTCCAGCTGGTGGAGGACGGGCGGCTGCGCTACGACACCAGCCCGCACGCGCAGTTCGCCACCCAGGCCAAGGCCGCGGCGCGCTGCTGCCCGATGCGCGCGATCACCGTTCAGGAGCGTGTCAAGTGA
- a CDS encoding phytoene/squalene synthase family protein, translating into MTTTELDAAGVLEPSLRTAYRRCREINARYGRTYFLATRMLTPAQRPAVHALYGFARWADEIVDDQGDGRTLAQRRAALDELGADLAEGFAQGHSRHPVLAAVVDTVARYDIDRGYFADFLTSMRMDTEVREYATFAELARYVRGSAEVIGLQVLPVLGTVTPRAEAEPHAAALGEAFQLTNFLRDVGEDLDRDRVYLPLEELAAFGVDRERLQHCRARGHTDHALRAALAHLVSRTRATYRRAAPGIAMLAPVSRPCVATAFELYQGILDEIEAADYRVLDRRVVVPKARRLAVALPGFGRAVLARWA; encoded by the coding sequence CTGACCACCACCGAACTGGACGCCGCAGGCGTGCTCGAACCGTCGCTGCGCACCGCCTACCGCCGCTGCCGGGAGATCAACGCCCGCTACGGCCGCACCTACTTCCTGGCCACCCGGATGCTCACCCCGGCCCAGCGCCCCGCCGTGCACGCCCTCTACGGCTTCGCCCGCTGGGCCGATGAGATCGTCGACGACCAGGGTGACGGGCGCACCCTGGCCCAGCGCCGGGCCGCGCTGGACGAGCTGGGCGCGGATCTGGCCGAGGGGTTCGCGCAGGGGCACAGCAGGCACCCGGTGCTGGCCGCGGTGGTGGACACCGTGGCGCGCTACGACATCGACCGCGGCTACTTCGCCGACTTCCTCACCTCGATGCGGATGGACACCGAGGTCCGCGAGTACGCCACCTTCGCCGAGCTGGCCCGCTACGTGCGCGGCTCGGCCGAGGTGATCGGCCTGCAGGTGCTGCCGGTGCTGGGCACCGTGACGCCGAGGGCGGAGGCCGAACCGCACGCCGCCGCGCTGGGCGAGGCGTTCCAGCTCACCAACTTCCTCCGCGACGTCGGCGAGGACCTCGACCGGGACCGGGTCTACCTGCCGCTGGAGGAGCTGGCCGCCTTCGGCGTGGACCGCGAGCGGCTCCAGCACTGCCGGGCGCGCGGCCACACCGACCACGCGCTGCGCGCCGCACTGGCCCACCTGGTCTCCCGCACCCGGGCCACCTACCGCCGCGCCGCACCGGGCATCGCCATGCTGGCCCCGGTCTCCCGCCCCTGCGTGGCGACCGCTTTCGAGCTCTACCAAGGCATCCTGGACGAGATCGAGGCCGCCGACTACCGGGTCCTGGACCGCCGAGTGGTGGTGCCCAAGGCCCGCCGCCTGGCCGTGGCCCTCCCTGGGTTCGGCCGAGCGGTCCTGGCCCGATGGGCCTAA
- a CDS encoding DUF4142 domain-containing protein codes for MATDRSVRTRLLRGSALTVAAAAVALAPAGAALADETTGAPPPPASSKPAAPPPSAKPAPTQPVTQPDDETSGPGWEQTNYGPLGPADRDLLVKVRQAGLWEMPMGDEAQVRAAAPRVKEVGRLIMKDHEVLDTRVKKVAATLGVPLPDEASPDQQGWMAELRGATGEAFDQLFADRLRAAHGKVFTVVAAVRSGSRNNLVREFAQEGINAVMRHMTLLESTRLVNFQELPLPPNPGAAPPPSAAPSSSAGAAAPPDTTKAPAAPKPSVRAKPTPAAPAGEPVEPPQQRDVANASSSSWADDAGGGGMILLVLLLCTGLAAATIGVVRFVQSR; via the coding sequence GTGGCAACTGACCGATCCGTCCGCACCCGGCTCCTACGGGGCAGCGCGCTCACCGTCGCCGCCGCGGCCGTCGCGCTCGCCCCCGCGGGGGCCGCGCTGGCCGACGAGACCACCGGGGCGCCGCCACCCCCCGCCAGCTCCAAACCGGCCGCACCACCGCCATCGGCCAAACCGGCGCCCACCCAGCCGGTCACCCAGCCGGACGACGAGACCTCCGGGCCCGGCTGGGAGCAGACCAACTACGGCCCGCTCGGGCCCGCCGACCGCGACCTGCTGGTCAAGGTGCGCCAGGCCGGCCTCTGGGAGATGCCCATGGGCGATGAAGCCCAGGTCAGGGCGGCGGCACCGCGGGTGAAGGAGGTGGGCAGGCTGATCATGAAGGACCACGAGGTGCTGGACACCAGGGTCAAGAAGGTGGCCGCCACCCTCGGCGTCCCGCTGCCCGATGAGGCCAGTCCCGACCAGCAGGGCTGGATGGCCGAGCTGCGCGGGGCCACCGGCGAGGCGTTCGACCAGCTCTTCGCCGACCGGCTGCGCGCCGCGCACGGCAAGGTCTTCACCGTGGTCGCCGCGGTCCGCTCCGGCAGTCGCAACAACCTGGTCCGCGAGTTCGCCCAGGAGGGCATCAACGCGGTGATGCGGCACATGACGCTGCTGGAGAGCACCAGGCTGGTCAACTTCCAGGAGCTGCCACTGCCGCCCAACCCCGGCGCCGCGCCACCGCCCTCGGCCGCGCCCAGTTCCAGTGCCGGGGCCGCCGCGCCGCCGGACACCACCAAGGCGCCGGCCGCGCCCAAGCCCTCGGTGCGGGCCAAGCCGACCCCGGCCGCGCCGGCCGGCGAGCCGGTGGAGCCGCCGCAGCAGCGGGACGTGGCCAACGCCAGCTCCTCCTCCTGGGCCGACGACGCCGGTGGCGGCGGGATGATCCTGCTGGTGCTGCTGCTGTGCACCGGGCTGGCCGCGGCCACCATCGGGGTGGTCCGGTTCGTGCAGTCCAGATAG
- a CDS encoding sugar ABC transporter permease produces MAAPVTDRPLRTPQQPSSRRRRWPLARVDAKFTPYLFVSPFFLIFGAFGLFPLLYTAWVSLHDWQLVDGEQGFVGLDNYTALFGDPNFYNALGNTVSMFLLSTVPQLLAALGLAALLDRGLRGRTFWRAGLLLPNVVSVVAVALVFTQIFGRDFGIVNYLLELIGLDRVNWQADSWSSHLAVSAMVMWRWTGYNALLYLAAMQSVPRELYEAATVDGASRWRMFWSITVPSIRPTILFTIVVSTIGGMQLFVEPTLFDPKGASGVGGSDRQFQTLTMYLYEKGFRLFDAGYAAAIAWVLFLVVLVFALVNFTLARRIASKG; encoded by the coding sequence ATGGCGGCCCCGGTCACCGACCGTCCACTTCGGACACCCCAGCAGCCGTCGTCGCGCAGGCGGCGGTGGCCGCTGGCCCGTGTGGACGCCAAGTTCACCCCGTACCTGTTCGTCAGCCCGTTCTTCCTGATCTTCGGGGCCTTCGGGCTGTTCCCGCTGCTCTACACCGCGTGGGTGTCGCTGCACGACTGGCAGCTGGTGGACGGCGAGCAGGGCTTCGTCGGCCTGGACAACTACACCGCCCTGTTCGGCGACCCGAACTTCTACAACGCGCTGGGCAACACGGTGAGCATGTTCCTGCTCTCCACCGTGCCCCAGCTGCTGGCCGCGCTGGGCCTGGCCGCGCTGCTGGACCGGGGGCTGCGCGGGCGGACCTTCTGGCGGGCCGGGCTGCTGCTGCCCAACGTGGTCTCGGTGGTCGCGGTCGCGCTGGTGTTCACCCAGATCTTCGGCCGCGACTTCGGCATCGTGAACTACCTGCTGGAGCTCATCGGCCTGGACCGGGTCAACTGGCAGGCCGACTCCTGGTCCTCGCACCTGGCGGTCAGCGCGATGGTGATGTGGCGCTGGACCGGCTACAACGCGCTGCTCTACCTGGCCGCGATGCAGTCGGTGCCACGGGAGCTGTACGAGGCGGCCACCGTGGACGGCGCCTCCCGGTGGCGGATGTTCTGGTCCATCACCGTGCCCAGCATCCGGCCCACGATCCTGTTCACCATCGTGGTCTCCACCATCGGCGGCATGCAACTGTTCGTCGAGCCGACCCTGTTCGACCCCAAGGGCGCCTCCGGCGTCGGCGGCAGCGACCGGCAGTTCCAGACGCTGACGATGTACCTGTACGAGAAGGGTTTCCGGTTGTTCGACGCCGGGTACGCCGCCGCCATCGCCTGGGTGTTGTTCCTGGTGGTGCTGGTCTTCGCCCTGGTCAACTTCACGCTGGCGCGGCGTATCGCGTCCAAGGGGTGA
- a CDS encoding carbohydrate ABC transporter permease, translating to MPTTRRPGFLVYGLLSAFLLASVFPLYFSFVVASKDNSAIGDKVPPLIPGGNLFANIARVFDTVDFWLAIQNSLIIASTVAVANVLLSSLAGFAFARLRFRGRDSLFLVVVGTAMVPTQLGVIPLYMLMSELDWYGQLQAVILPALVGALGVFMMRQACEETVPHELIEAARVDGCSVLRTFFTVALPAIRPQAAVLGMLTFMTAWNDYFWPLIVLDPNDSPTVQVAVSTLASGYYTDYSLMLTGATLGVLPVIALFLLLARHIVGGIMQGAVKG from the coding sequence GTGCCGACCACTCGACGGCCGGGTTTCCTGGTCTACGGCCTGCTCTCGGCGTTCCTGCTCGCCTCGGTGTTCCCGCTGTACTTCTCCTTCGTGGTGGCCTCCAAGGACAACTCCGCGATCGGCGACAAGGTGCCGCCGCTGATCCCCGGCGGGAACCTGTTCGCCAACATCGCCAGGGTCTTCGACACCGTGGACTTCTGGCTGGCCATCCAGAACTCGCTGATCATCGCCTCCACCGTGGCGGTGGCCAACGTGCTGTTGTCCTCGCTGGCCGGGTTCGCCTTCGCCCGCCTGCGTTTCCGTGGCCGGGACTCGCTGTTCCTGGTGGTGGTCGGCACCGCGATGGTGCCCACCCAGCTGGGCGTGATCCCGCTGTACATGCTGATGTCCGAGCTGGACTGGTACGGCCAGCTCCAAGCGGTCATCCTGCCCGCGCTGGTGGGCGCGCTCGGCGTGTTCATGATGCGCCAGGCCTGCGAGGAGACCGTGCCGCACGAGCTGATCGAGGCGGCCAGGGTGGACGGCTGCTCGGTGCTGCGCACCTTCTTCACCGTCGCCCTGCCCGCGATCCGCCCGCAGGCCGCGGTGCTGGGCATGCTCACCTTCATGACCGCCTGGAACGACTACTTCTGGCCGCTGATCGTGCTGGACCCCAACGACAGCCCGACCGTGCAGGTCGCGGTGTCCACGCTGGCCAGCGGCTACTACACCGACTACTCGCTGATGCTGACCGGGGCCACACTGGGTGTGCTGCCGGTGATCGCGCTGTTCCTGCTGCTCGCCCGGCACATCGTCGGCGGGATCATGCAGGGCGCCGTCAAGGGATGA